Proteins encoded in a region of the Vicia villosa cultivar HV-30 ecotype Madison, WI linkage group LG5, Vvil1.0, whole genome shotgun sequence genome:
- the LOC131604495 gene encoding putative expansin-B2, translating into MDIFLGCLFSLILVYSFIVNPCYCLNRKLFNVSQIQNDNNQWQGAIATWYGPPNGAGSDGGACGYTDSVEKPPLSRMISAGGPSLFLKGVGCGACYEVKCIENNACSGNAVTVMITDECPECVESAQFDLSGTAFGSIASSGNADNLRNVGKINIQYQRVACSFGNSIAFTIDSGANPYYFATEIEYENGIGDIVQVEINQSNQWLSMQRSWGARWALNLGTQLETPFSIRLTESGNGSMKSIVIENVIPSNWQPGQVFRSLVNF; encoded by the exons ATGGACATTTTTCTTGGTTGTCTCTTTTCTCTTATATTAGTTTATTCTTTTATAGTAAACCCTTGTTACTGCCTTAACCGAAAATTGTTTAATGTTTCACAAATTCAAAATGATAATAATCAATGGCAAGGGGCAATAGCTACATGGTATGGACCTCCCAATGGTGCAGGATCGGATG GTGGTGCTTGTGGATATACTGATAGTGTAGAGAAACCTCCACTTTCTAGAATGATATCAGCTGGAGGTCCATCTCTTTTTCTTAAAGGAGTAGGATGTGGTGCTTGTTATGAG GTGAAATGCATAGAAAATAATGCATGCTCAGGAAATGCTGTGACTGTGATGATAACTGATGAATGCCCTGAATGTGTTGAATCAGCCCAATTTGATCTAAGTGGAACTGCATTTGGTTCTATTGCAAGTTCTGGCAATGCCGATAATCTTCGCAATGTAGGAAAAATTAATATTCAATACCAAAG GGTTGCATGCTCTTTTGGAAATTCAATAGCCTTTACTATTGATAGTGGAGCAAATCCATACTATTTTGCTACTGAAATAGAATATGAAAATGGAATTGGTGATATTGTACAAGTGGAAataaaccaatcaaatcaatggCTTTCAATGCAACGATCATGGGGTGCAAGATGGGCTTTGAACTTAGGTACACAATTGGAAACTCCATTTTCTATTAGACTCACAGAGAGTGGAAATGGAAGTATGAAGAGCATTGTTATTGAGAATGTGATTCCAAGTAATTGGCAACCTGGTCAAGTTTTTCGATCACTTGTTAATTTCTAG